The following are from one region of the Desulfovibrio sp. JC010 genome:
- a CDS encoding Xaa-Pro peptidase family protein: protein MSEFESNVVVPRSELEARWEKCRRFLPEVAPQAGGMLCFSRLQIYYLSGSFVNGAVWLPLEGEPVFFVRKSCDRANIESAIKNIVGFRSFKDLAPLAKQAGQPLSEVIAADTAGLTWQLGEMLTSRMSGYKFVPGDMVMARARALKSEWELEIMREVGHLHNTALVEVLPELIETGMSEMEISKYLWNIFFELGHEGHMRMQTFGAEIFLGHISAGDSGIYPSSFDGPLGLRGVHPASPFMGSGDKFWEKGAPLSVDCGFVMEGYHTDKTQVYWSGPKSSIPTGVLDAQYFCQDMQALAADHLYPGNLVSEVYAKVMEQAAKEGFMEGFMGIGECKVPFIGHGIGLTIDGFPPIAKGFDIPIEEGMVFALEPKQGIPGIGMVGVENTFEVTADGAECITGDDYDIICIE, encoded by the coding sequence ATGTCTGAGTTCGAATCCAATGTGGTTGTGCCGCGCAGTGAGCTGGAAGCCCGCTGGGAAAAATGCCGCCGTTTCCTTCCCGAAGTAGCTCCGCAGGCCGGGGGGATGCTCTGTTTTTCGCGCTTGCAGATTTATTACCTCTCCGGTTCCTTTGTCAACGGTGCGGTCTGGCTTCCGCTGGAAGGCGAGCCTGTCTTTTTTGTGCGTAAATCATGCGATCGGGCAAATATCGAAAGTGCCATTAAAAATATTGTCGGTTTCAGGTCTTTTAAAGATCTCGCTCCGCTGGCAAAGCAGGCCGGGCAGCCTTTGAGTGAGGTTATCGCGGCGGATACTGCAGGGCTGACATGGCAGCTTGGCGAAATGCTTACCTCACGCATGTCCGGATATAAGTTCGTTCCCGGCGATATGGTAATGGCCCGCGCGCGTGCGCTGAAGTCTGAATGGGAACTTGAAATCATGCGTGAAGTTGGGCACCTGCATAATACCGCGCTGGTGGAAGTTCTGCCGGAACTTATTGAGACGGGCATGAGTGAAATGGAGATATCCAAATATCTCTGGAATATCTTTTTTGAGCTGGGGCATGAAGGGCATATGCGCATGCAGACTTTTGGCGCGGAGATTTTTCTCGGCCATATTTCCGCCGGTGATTCCGGCATCTATCCCAGTTCCTTTGATGGCCCCCTCGGTTTACGCGGGGTGCATCCCGCTTCTCCTTTTATGGGCAGCGGTGATAAATTCTGGGAAAAAGGCGCGCCTCTTTCAGTTGACTGCGGATTCGTCATGGAGGGGTATCACACCGATAAAACACAGGTTTACTGGTCCGGACCCAAAAGCTCCATTCCCACGGGGGTGCTGGATGCCCAGTATTTCTGTCAGGACATGCAGGCCCTTGCTGCTGATCACCTTTATCCCGGAAACCTTGTCAGCGAAGTTTACGCCAAGGTCATGGAGCAGGCTGCAAAAGAAGGGTTCATGGAAGGTTTTATGGGTATCGGGGAATGCAAGGTGCCTTTTATCGGGCATGGCATCGGTCTGACCATTGACGGTTTTCCGCCCATTGCCAAGGGCTTTGACATACCCATCGAGGAAGGAATGGTCTTCGCTCTTGAGCCGAAGCAGGGCATTCCCGGAATTGGTATGGTCGGGGTGGAGAATACTTTTGAAGTGACCGCTGACGGAGCGGAGTGCATTACCGGGGATGATTACGATATTATTTGTATTGAGTAG
- a CDS encoding CoA-binding protein translates to MLIFDEKKLAALLDEVKVIAVIGAVDKPGRPVDRVCRYMIDAGYEIIPVHPKRENVWGLKTYKSVTDIPVPVDLVNLFRASQFCADHAREVLSLETLPKCFWMQEGIFSPEARELLEGKDITVIEDRCIMVDHKNLAGNK, encoded by the coding sequence ATGCTTATATTTGACGAAAAAAAATTAGCCGCACTTCTTGACGAGGTCAAGGTCATAGCCGTAATCGGCGCGGTAGATAAACCCGGACGCCCGGTGGACCGGGTCTGCCGTTATATGATTGATGCAGGCTACGAAATCATCCCCGTGCACCCTAAAAGGGAGAATGTCTGGGGACTTAAGACATACAAATCCGTTACCGACATTCCCGTTCCGGTTGATCTCGTGAACCTTTTCAGGGCTTCCCAGTTCTGTGCGGATCATGCCCGTGAAGTACTGAGCCTTGAAACCCTGCCCAAATGTTTTTGGATGCAGGAAGGAATTTTCAGCCCCGAAGCACGCGAACTGCTCGAAGGCAAAGATATCACAGTAATCGAAGACCGTTGCATAATGGTTGACCATAAAAATTTAGCAGGCAATAAATAA
- a CDS encoding YkgJ family cysteine cluster protein, which translates to MSKAFECQMCGHCCQGEGGIIMTAKDRNRLADHLGISEQELIEKHSETVNGKIRLRSREDGYCVFYNEGCGVHPGRPDICRAWPFFRGNLIDEMSWEMIQEYCPGVNNEAGHAKFVEEGKEYIRAEGLRQHDPDVAPNALITDED; encoded by the coding sequence ATGAGCAAGGCTTTTGAATGCCAAATGTGCGGCCACTGCTGTCAGGGCGAAGGCGGCATCATCATGACCGCCAAGGACCGCAACAGACTCGCCGACCACCTCGGCATATCCGAACAGGAACTGATTGAGAAACACAGCGAAACCGTTAACGGTAAAATCCGCCTTAGGTCCCGCGAGGACGGATACTGTGTATTTTATAATGAAGGCTGCGGAGTCCACCCCGGCCGCCCGGACATCTGTAGAGCATGGCCCTTTTTCCGGGGCAATCTAATTGATGAAATGAGCTGGGAGATGATTCAGGAATACTGTCCCGGCGTGAACAATGAAGCCGGCCACGCCAAATTTGTTGAAGAAGGCAAGGAATACATCCGCGCTGAAGGCTTGCGCCAGCACGATCCCGATGTGGCCCCAAACGCACTGATTACTGACGAAGACTAA
- a CDS encoding J domain-containing protein, which produces MNTRQAQSILKVGPNASEEDIKRSFRKLAFSMHPDLNPSPDAAKKFRQLNEAYVFLKNVAGNTGAGKASANNRSYTRRKPDFKSQSDRKTAREGASAYRAQQSKAKTEARSDNGTSNAQQSRYFFQKEEDVLKDILNDPFARQVFEDIYSQISKDKPFQKPSAPVKERKLNLNWGDKTASVDVSSGLGSGVKAWFKGQLDDEQTIYFPASALHPGRSVRITLQQGIRKKSKTLEITLPRDFVIGRPIRLKGQGRKLGPFKGDLYLRIMAK; this is translated from the coding sequence ATGAACACAAGACAGGCACAGAGCATCTTAAAAGTCGGCCCCAATGCCAGCGAGGAGGACATCAAACGTTCTTTCCGCAAGCTGGCATTCAGCATGCACCCGGACTTGAACCCCAGCCCTGATGCCGCCAAAAAATTCCGCCAGCTCAACGAAGCCTACGTATTCCTCAAAAACGTTGCCGGAAACACAGGTGCCGGAAAAGCTTCGGCGAACAACCGTTCATACACCCGCCGGAAACCGGACTTCAAATCTCAATCGGACCGCAAGACCGCCCGCGAAGGAGCCAGCGCCTACCGCGCCCAGCAGTCCAAAGCCAAGACCGAAGCACGCAGCGACAACGGCACTTCCAATGCCCAGCAAAGTCGGTACTTTTTCCAGAAGGAAGAAGACGTGCTCAAGGATATTTTAAACGATCCATTTGCCCGTCAGGTCTTTGAAGATATCTACAGCCAGATCAGCAAGGATAAACCTTTTCAGAAACCTTCCGCCCCGGTCAAAGAGCGCAAACTCAATCTGAACTGGGGTGACAAGACCGCATCCGTGGATGTCTCATCCGGTCTCGGATCAGGTGTAAAAGCATGGTTCAAAGGTCAGCTGGATGACGAGCAGACCATCTATTTCCCGGCCTCAGCCTTGCATCCGGGCCGCAGCGTACGCATCACCCTGCAACAGGGCATCCGCAAAAAAAGCAAAACCCTTGAAATCACCCTGCCCCGCGATTTCGTCATCGGCAGGCCCATCCGGTTGAAAGGACAGGGTCGCAAGCTCGGTCCGTTCAAGGGCGATCTTTATCTGCGGATTATGGCCAAATAG
- the hisH gene encoding imidazole glycerol phosphate synthase subunit HisH, giving the protein MLAILDYKAGNQTSVQRALNKLGIANEITNDKDVLSKATGIIFPGVGAAGQAMDELTSGGLDELLKELVQQKKPLLGICVGCQILLDYSEENDTQALSVIPGECRLFNPSWEDYEGVPIRVPHMGWNTIELKQDCILFKDIDPDAHFYFVHSYYPAPEDKYIIGETTYGRPFCSLHGREGLWAVQFHPEKSGNPGLKLLSNFYEYCKEATDA; this is encoded by the coding sequence ATGCTGGCTATTCTTGATTACAAGGCCGGAAACCAGACCAGTGTACAGCGTGCACTGAATAAACTCGGCATTGCCAACGAAATCACCAACGACAAGGATGTGCTGTCCAAAGCAACCGGCATCATCTTTCCCGGCGTCGGTGCTGCCGGACAGGCCATGGATGAACTAACATCCGGCGGACTGGACGAACTTCTCAAAGAACTCGTGCAGCAGAAGAAACCGCTGCTCGGCATCTGTGTAGGCTGTCAGATTCTGCTGGACTACAGCGAAGAAAACGACACGCAGGCTCTTTCCGTCATTCCCGGTGAATGTCGCCTATTCAACCCCTCATGGGAAGATTACGAAGGCGTGCCCATCCGCGTACCGCACATGGGCTGGAACACCATCGAGCTCAAGCAGGACTGCATCCTGTTCAAGGACATCGATCCCGATGCGCATTTCTACTTCGTACACAGCTACTACCCTGCTCCCGAAGACAAATACATCATCGGTGAAACCACCTACGGCCGTCCCTTCTGCTCCCTGCACGGGCGCGAAGGACTCTGGGCTGTTCAGTTCCACCCGGAAAAGTCCGGCAACCCCGGCCTGAAGCTGCTTTCCAATTTTTACGAATACTGCAAGGAGGCAACCGATGCTTAG
- the hisF gene encoding imidazole glycerol phosphate synthase subunit HisF: MLSKRIIPCLDVRNGILTKGIKFKGNVDIGDPVETARLYYEQGADEIVFYDITASSEGRGIFLDVVERVASEIFIPFSVGGGINSVQDMRDVLLAGAEKVSVNSGAVKNPDIISEGAAAFGSQCVVLGMDVKRVEKSEKIPSGFEIVINGGRKYMGIDALEWAKTGESLGAGEICLNSIDADGVKTGYDLELTRLVSESVRIPVIASGGAGNPQHMVEAVTEGRATAALIASIVHYGDYTIPQLKEHMASKGVRVRGSW, translated from the coding sequence ATGCTTAGTAAAAGAATCATCCCCTGCCTCGATGTCAGGAACGGAATCCTCACCAAAGGCATTAAATTCAAAGGCAATGTCGATATCGGCGATCCCGTGGAAACCGCCCGTCTCTACTACGAGCAGGGTGCGGATGAAATCGTATTCTACGACATCACCGCATCTTCCGAAGGACGCGGAATTTTCCTCGACGTGGTCGAGCGCGTTGCTTCCGAGATTTTCATCCCCTTTTCCGTGGGCGGAGGCATCAACTCCGTACAGGACATGCGCGATGTTCTCCTTGCCGGAGCGGAAAAGGTTTCCGTGAATTCCGGTGCGGTCAAGAACCCGGACATCATCAGCGAAGGTGCCGCAGCTTTCGGTTCCCAGTGCGTGGTGCTCGGCATGGACGTCAAACGTGTTGAAAAGTCCGAAAAGATTCCTTCCGGTTTTGAAATCGTCATCAACGGCGGCCGCAAGTACATGGGCATTGATGCCCTTGAATGGGCCAAGACAGGCGAATCCCTCGGTGCAGGCGAAATCTGCCTCAACTCCATTGATGCCGACGGTGTAAAGACCGGATACGATCTGGAACTTACCCGTCTGGTATCCGAGAGCGTACGCATCCCGGTTATCGCATCAGGCGGCGCAGGCAACCCGCAGCACATGGTCGAGGCCGTAACCGAAGGCCGCGCTACCGCCGCGCTCATTGCCTCCATCGTTCACTACGGTGATTATACCATCCCGCAGCTTAAAGAGCACATGGCTTCCAAAGGTGTACGCGTACGCGGCAGCTGGTAA
- a CDS encoding glycosyltransferase family 4 protein — translation MKKIALILPRFGRYGGVERFGYNLSAALADAGYGVDFICARSEDEPPQGVNIVKVGRYGFCRAGKLLWFVLAAEKARKNGNYDLTISLGKSLNQDILRIGGGPLESFWALSQRAWPAGFARSFKMFRRRTALVNLLIKYIERKQAASDCRMVCVSHRVRDWMVESHPSLAGRKIDVIYNKPDLSLFSQPCEEERNVARREFSLSKKDILISTATTNFALKGVSFLIKALAELPANYHLQVAGGRNPSKYVKLAEELGVAERVHFLGRVEDMPALYGRSDVFVLPSFYDACSNSVLEALACGTPVISSRDNGSSYFLPEEQIIDDPSDYIKMAEMIQTTATQDQGRPFQWPDDVPCGIEPYLQLVEEFLNK, via the coding sequence ATGAAAAAAATAGCCCTGATTTTGCCCCGTTTCGGTCGTTACGGCGGGGTGGAACGTTTCGGATACAACCTGAGTGCGGCCCTTGCCGATGCCGGATACGGTGTGGATTTTATTTGTGCCCGCTCTGAAGATGAACCGCCGCAGGGCGTAAATATTGTCAAAGTCGGACGCTATGGATTCTGCCGGGCCGGGAAGTTGCTCTGGTTTGTTCTGGCTGCGGAAAAGGCCCGTAAAAATGGCAACTACGATTTGACCATCAGTCTTGGTAAATCCTTGAATCAGGATATACTGCGTATCGGCGGTGGGCCGCTGGAATCCTTCTGGGCATTATCGCAGCGGGCATGGCCTGCGGGATTTGCCCGTTCCTTCAAGATGTTTCGTCGCCGCACTGCATTGGTGAATCTGCTCATTAAATATATCGAACGTAAACAGGCTGCATCGGATTGCCGCATGGTCTGTGTTTCCCACCGGGTGCGTGATTGGATGGTGGAATCACATCCCTCTCTTGCAGGGCGCAAAATAGATGTCATCTATAATAAGCCGGATCTTTCACTCTTCAGCCAGCCCTGCGAAGAGGAAAGGAACGTGGCTCGCAGGGAATTTTCCCTGTCCAAAAAAGATATCCTCATCTCCACTGCAACCACAAATTTTGCGCTTAAGGGTGTTTCATTCCTGATCAAAGCCTTGGCGGAACTGCCCGCCAATTACCACCTGCAGGTGGCAGGCGGCCGCAACCCTTCCAAATATGTGAAGCTCGCTGAAGAACTAGGCGTAGCCGAGCGTGTGCATTTTCTGGGAAGAGTGGAAGATATGCCCGCACTTTACGGACGTTCGGACGTTTTTGTGCTTCCGTCATTCTATGATGCCTGTTCCAATTCCGTGCTCGAAGCATTGGCCTGCGGAACCCCGGTAATCAGTTCCCGTGATAACGGCAGCAGCTACTTCCTGCCCGAAGAGCAGATCATTGATGATCCGTCTGATTACATAAAGATGGCTGAAATGATCCAAACGACAGCTACACAGGATCAAGGCCGACCATTCCAATGGCCGGATGATGTGCCATGCGGCATTGAACCGTACCTACAACTGGTAGAAGAGTTCCTGAATAAATAA
- a CDS encoding phosphatase PAP2 family protein — protein MPFYTQPLDMQIFILVNQIFRKHWLDIVMPLLSSAALLWAIITLVTVFGVWKKGPKFLVIILLISATMGLADFSTNLIKKSIGRVRPLNSIPLTYLKEDGIWQRRPLDYQQTKERGNSYPSAHAANSMAFAVMLMFFFRKLRPWMLFLPIGVGYSRLYLGKHFPTDVMAGWALGACIAVSVWLLWSYWLKFKLPEKYRP, from the coding sequence GTGCCTTTTTATACCCAACCGCTGGATATGCAGATTTTCATTCTGGTCAACCAGATTTTCCGCAAGCACTGGCTGGACATTGTCATGCCCCTGCTTTCATCCGCCGCCCTGCTCTGGGCTATTATCACGCTGGTAACTGTATTCGGAGTCTGGAAAAAAGGCCCGAAATTTCTGGTCATCATCCTGCTGATCTCCGCCACCATGGGACTGGCCGATTTTTCCACCAACCTGATCAAAAAATCCATCGGCCGGGTCCGCCCGCTCAACTCCATCCCCCTGACCTATTTAAAAGAAGACGGCATCTGGCAACGCCGCCCGCTTGATTATCAGCAGACAAAAGAACGCGGCAACTCCTACCCCTCCGCACACGCGGCAAACTCCATGGCTTTTGCGGTCATGCTCATGTTCTTTTTCCGCAAACTGCGTCCATGGATGCTCTTCCTGCCCATCGGGGTAGGCTATTCCCGCCTCTATCTGGGCAAGCACTTCCCCACTGACGTCATGGCCGGATGGGCACTGGGAGCCTGCATCGCCGTTTCAGTCTGGCTGCTTTGGAGCTACTGGTTGAAATTTAAGTTACCGGAAAAATACAGGCCGTAA
- the glyA gene encoding serine hydroxymethyltransferase: protein MQEYRNLLQSNDPDIFNALSGEESRQKVGIELIPSENYTYPEVLCTLGSVFTNKYSEGYPGRRYYGGQEFTDTIEDIARERAKQVFRCEHANVQPLSGSPMNQAVYLGLLEPGDTILAMDLSHGGHLTHGAPVSFMGKLFNFIRYKTDPVDGSIDFDELRKTALEHKPKMILCGYTSYPRDLDYAAFKKIADEVGAITMTDASHYGGLIAADVIRNPFDFGFDVVTSTSHKSLRGPRGGMILCKKEFAPKIDKAVFPGLQGGPHMNTIAGIAVTLKKALEPEFKDYGKQVLLNAKTLADELLKSGASLVTGGTDNHMMVLDTEKSYGINGKVAEELLDGVSITTNKQIIPDDPNPPLKPSGIRIGTPAATSRGMKESDMVKLAGWITTILQNPEDKALAATTRSEIESFCSRFPVPGI, encoded by the coding sequence ATGCAGGAATATCGAAATCTTCTCCAGTCAAATGATCCCGACATTTTCAATGCTCTTTCCGGCGAGGAATCCCGCCAGAAAGTCGGTATTGAACTGATCCCTTCTGAAAACTATACCTACCCCGAAGTTCTCTGCACCCTCGGCAGTGTTTTCACCAACAAATACTCCGAAGGTTACCCCGGCAGACGTTACTACGGCGGTCAGGAATTCACCGATACCATCGAAGACATTGCCCGTGAGCGGGCAAAGCAGGTCTTTCGTTGTGAGCACGCCAATGTGCAGCCGCTTTCCGGTTCTCCCATGAATCAGGCTGTATATCTCGGACTTCTTGAACCCGGCGATACCATTCTGGCCATGGATCTCTCCCATGGCGGGCACCTTACTCACGGTGCCCCGGTTTCCTTCATGGGCAAGCTTTTCAATTTCATTCGTTACAAGACCGACCCTGTAGACGGTAGCATTGATTTTGACGAGCTGCGCAAAACCGCCCTTGAGCACAAGCCGAAAATGATCCTTTGCGGGTACACCTCCTACCCCCGCGATCTGGATTACGCTGCTTTCAAGAAAATTGCCGACGAAGTAGGGGCCATCACCATGACCGATGCTTCGCACTACGGCGGACTCATTGCTGCCGATGTCATCCGCAACCCCTTTGATTTCGGTTTTGATGTTGTCACTTCCACATCCCACAAATCCCTGCGCGGTCCCCGTGGCGGTATGATCCTTTGCAAAAAGGAATTCGCACCCAAGATCGACAAGGCTGTTTTTCCCGGCCTGCAGGGTGGACCGCACATGAATACCATTGCCGGTATCGCGGTCACTCTCAAAAAAGCACTTGAGCCGGAATTCAAGGATTACGGTAAGCAGGTGCTGCTCAATGCAAAAACTCTGGCTGATGAGCTGCTGAAATCCGGTGCTTCCCTTGTCACTGGAGGAACAGACAATCACATGATGGTCCTTGATACTGAGAAGAGCTACGGCATCAACGGCAAAGTTGCTGAAGAGCTTCTTGATGGGGTCTCCATCACCACCAATAAGCAGATCATCCCCGATGACCCCAATCCGCCTCTGAAGCCCAGCGGCATCAGAATCGGTACTCCCGCTGCAACCTCACGCGGCATGAAGGAGTCCGACATGGTCAAGCTGGCGGGCTGGATCACCACCATCCTCCAAAATCCTGAAGATAAAGCTCTGGCCGCTACCACCCGGTCGGAAATTGAATCTTTCTGCTCAAGGTTTCCGGTTCCGGGAATCTAG
- a CDS encoding aminopeptidase, whose protein sequence is MLTKEQLDKYVDALWWGLTTARTKPYEKGDLIMVRYEAEALPLAEAVFKRLIDEGLNPVPRMTLTPAMEKSFYGDGDDDQLRYIAPGEQEFTKGLNGLIVLLAPSSLTHLAGVDPSRMGKCAVARKFLRDIMEGREQQGELGWTLCSYPTKALAESAGLSLEDFTAQIVKACYLDEDDPASCWKGVFDKASEVKNWLNGLGIESYRVVSDDMDLTVKHGDLRQWIGVSGHNIPSFELFISPDWRGTSGVYYADQPSYRSGNYVEGVRIVFEDGVAKEITAKEGEEFVKKQLAMDEGASKLGEFSLTDRRFSRIDKFMANTLYDENYGGEFGNCHVAVGSSYPDTYAGDQAELDARMKEELGYNTSALHWDLVNTQDKTVYATLKDGSEVVIYKSGEFQV, encoded by the coding sequence ATGCTGACCAAAGAACAGCTTGATAAATATGTGGATGCCTTGTGGTGGGGACTGACCACCGCACGTACCAAGCCTTATGAAAAAGGCGATTTGATTATGGTCCGTTATGAAGCGGAAGCCCTGCCTCTGGCCGAGGCTGTCTTCAAGCGGCTTATTGATGAGGGGCTTAACCCGGTCCCGAGAATGACCCTGACTCCGGCCATGGAAAAAAGTTTTTACGGTGACGGCGATGATGACCAGCTTCGTTATATTGCTCCCGGTGAGCAGGAATTCACCAAAGGGCTGAACGGGCTCATCGTACTGCTGGCACCCTCATCCCTGACCCATCTGGCCGGGGTTGATCCTTCACGAATGGGCAAATGTGCCGTGGCCCGCAAGTTTTTGCGTGATATCATGGAAGGGCGTGAGCAGCAGGGCGAACTGGGCTGGACCCTTTGTTCTTATCCCACCAAGGCCCTTGCGGAATCCGCGGGGCTTTCCCTTGAGGACTTCACCGCCCAGATCGTTAAGGCCTGTTACCTCGATGAAGATGATCCGGCTTCCTGCTGGAAGGGCGTATTCGACAAGGCTTCCGAAGTTAAAAACTGGCTTAACGGACTGGGGATCGAGTCCTACCGTGTTGTTTCCGATGACATGGACCTGACCGTAAAGCATGGCGACCTGCGTCAGTGGATCGGGGTTTCCGGGCACAACATCCCCAGTTTTGAACTGTTTATCTCGCCTGACTGGCGCGGGACTTCCGGCGTATACTATGCGGACCAGCCTTCCTACCGTTCCGGTAACTATGTGGAAGGTGTGCGCATTGTCTTTGAGGACGGTGTGGCCAAGGAGATCACCGCCAAAGAAGGTGAGGAGTTCGTTAAAAAGCAGCTGGCAATGGACGAAGGTGCGTCCAAGCTGGGCGAGTTTTCCCTGACCGACCGCCGTTTCTCCCGTATTGACAAGTTCATGGCCAACACTCTCTACGATGAGAACTATGGCGGGGAATTCGGTAACTGCCACGTTGCCGTGGGGTCCTCCTATCCCGATACCTATGCCGGAGATCAGGCCGAGCTTGATGCCCGCATGAAGGAAGAGCTGGGTTACAATACCTCTGCACTGCATTGGGATCTGGTCAACACTCAGGATAAGACTGTCTACGCTACCCTCAAGGACGGAAGCGAAGTGGTCATCTACAAGTCCGGAGAGTTTCAGGTTTAA
- a CDS encoding ferredoxin: MSYIITIDNDKCNGDGECVDVCPTEVYELQDGKAVAVNEDECLGCESCIEVCEQDAITIEEQ, from the coding sequence ATGAGCTACATTATTACCATTGATAACGACAAATGTAACGGCGACGGCGAATGTGTTGATGTATGTCCTACCGAAGTTTACGAACTTCAGGACGGCAAAGCAGTAGCTGTTAACGAAGACGAATGTCTCGGTTGTGAATCCTGCATCGAAGTATGTGAGCAGGACGCTATCACCATCGAAGAGCAGTAG
- a CDS encoding YkgJ family cysteine cluster protein: MEFKEIFQKYEALVAEVDKTFDKISDQTDAGIKCEKGCSDCCHALFDLTLVEAIYINRKFNEAYSGLERSEIMQEADKADRLIHKIKRRAFKASQSGASTTEILKEVSLARVKCPFLKESNLCALYDYRPLTCRIYGVPMNIGGQAHSCQKSGFTPGKSYPTINMDTLQSKLMQLSEELAASINSSLKELPEVLVPLSMALVTEYTPEYLGANTGDKPEPKTPAAAPSEACGTCDKDKSACADCNYSVELGAMPGKIE, from the coding sequence TTGGAGTTCAAAGAAATTTTTCAAAAATATGAAGCTCTTGTCGCTGAAGTGGACAAGACTTTCGATAAGATATCCGACCAGACTGATGCAGGCATCAAATGCGAAAAGGGTTGCAGTGACTGTTGTCACGCCCTCTTCGACCTGACCCTTGTGGAAGCGATTTATATCAACCGCAAGTTCAATGAAGCTTACAGCGGATTGGAACGTTCCGAAATCATGCAGGAAGCAGATAAAGCGGACCGTTTGATCCACAAGATCAAAAGAAGGGCTTTTAAGGCCAGCCAGTCCGGAGCCTCCACAACTGAAATTCTCAAGGAAGTTTCCCTTGCAAGGGTAAAATGCCCTTTCCTCAAGGAAAGCAACCTCTGTGCCCTTTATGATTATCGCCCCCTGACCTGCCGCATCTACGGCGTGCCCATGAATATCGGCGGACAGGCGCACTCATGCCAGAAGTCAGGCTTCACTCCCGGTAAATCGTACCCCACCATCAATATGGACACCCTGCAGTCCAAACTGATGCAGCTGAGTGAAGAGCTGGCCGCTTCCATCAACTCCTCCCTGAAGGAACTGCCGGAAGTACTGGTTCCCCTCTCCATGGCACTGGTTACCGAATACACACCGGAATACCTCGGCGCCAACACCGGGGACAAGCCGGAACCCAAAACTCCTGCTGCTGCACCCTCTGAAGCCTGCGGAACCTGCGATAAAGACAAGTCCGCATGCGCTGACTGCAACTACTCTGTAGAGCTGGGCGCAATGCCCGGTAAAATAGAGTGA
- a CDS encoding tetratricopeptide repeat protein, translated as MQKFDNIDDYIADLKKKKEASPTCSNTRYNLAVAHLAKRDFMEAERELLVAIDESPKMAEAYVQLGGIAMQRGDLEGCLRYNITATQQRPFFAVPWGNIGYVYMEQGETDKAIGALKRAIKYDPNFVQALSTLGAAYFNIGELDDCIEVCEKAIKLADNFGPAWNNLALCYTEKEDYKKAIECVDKAIESGFDVSADFLKELEQHR; from the coding sequence ATGCAGAAATTTGATAATATTGATGATTATATTGCGGATCTGAAAAAGAAAAAAGAAGCCAGCCCGACCTGCAGCAACACCCGCTACAATCTGGCTGTTGCCCATCTGGCCAAAAGGGATTTCATGGAAGCTGAGCGTGAACTGCTCGTAGCCATCGACGAATCCCCCAAAATGGCGGAAGCATACGTACAGCTCGGTGGTATCGCCATGCAGCGCGGAGACCTTGAAGGCTGCCTGCGCTACAACATCACCGCAACCCAGCAGCGTCCCTTCTTCGCAGTACCCTGGGGCAACATCGGCTACGTGTACATGGAACAGGGTGAAACCGACAAAGCTATCGGAGCACTGAAACGCGCCATCAAGTACGATCCCAACTTCGTACAGGCCCTTTCCACCCTCGGAGCAGCCTACTTCAACATAGGCGAACTGGATGACTGCATTGAAGTCTGTGAAAAAGCCATCAAGCTTGCAGACAACTTCGGTCCGGCATGGAACAACCTCGCTCTCTGTTACACTGAAAAAGAAGACTACAAAAAAGCCATTGAGTGCGTGGACAAAGCCATTGAAAGCGGCTTTGACGTATCCGCTGACTTCCTCAAAGAGCTTGAGCAGCACCGTTAA